The following are from one region of the Streptobacillus canis genome:
- a CDS encoding carbohydrate ABC transporter permease has product MKIRMSTDEKIFNVINYFLLTIFAIMFLYPIVYVFSASFSNPFLLETGQVTLFPKGFTLASFIAAFKTAGIWRAYANTIFITVVGTLISMLFTISGAYVLSKPDLKYRKALIMLVVVTMWFDPGMIPKYLNFRDLHMINTYSGIIVGFAINTFNVIILKSFFESVPRSLEESARIDGASQFKIMTSIYLPLSTSAITTVSLFYAISRWNGYFWTMILLRDDAKAPLQVFVKKLIVDKMSSGEAAQLITPESVTSPQSIIYAIIVISVLPMLIAYPFIQRFFRKGVTLGAVKG; this is encoded by the coding sequence ATGAAAATAAGAATGAGTACGGATGAGAAAATATTTAATGTAATAAATTATTTCTTATTAACAATATTTGCAATAATGTTCCTATATCCAATAGTTTATGTGTTTTCAGCATCTTTTAGTAATCCTTTTTTACTAGAAACAGGACAAGTAACGTTATTTCCAAAAGGATTTACATTAGCTTCATTTATTGCAGCATTTAAAACGGCGGGTATTTGGAGAGCATATGCAAATACAATATTTATTACAGTAGTTGGAACATTAATTAGTATGTTATTTACAATAAGTGGAGCATATGTATTATCAAAACCAGATTTAAAATATAGAAAAGCATTAATAATGCTAGTAGTAGTAACTATGTGGTTTGATCCTGGAATGATACCTAAATATTTAAATTTTAGAGATTTACATATGATAAATACTTATTCAGGAATAATAGTTGGTTTTGCTATTAATACATTCAATGTAATAATATTGAAATCTTTTTTTGAAAGTGTACCAAGATCATTAGAAGAGTCAGCTAGAATAGATGGTGCAAGTCAATTTAAAATTATGACAAGCATTTATCTACCTCTTTCAACATCAGCTATTACAACAGTTTCATTATTTTATGCAATATCACGTTGGAATGGATATTTCTGGACTATGATTTTATTAAGAGATGATGCAAAAGCCCCATTACAAGTATTTGTTAAAAAATTAATAGTTGACAAAATGTCTAGTGGAGAAGCAGCACAATTAATTACACCTGAAAGTGTTACTTCCCCTCAATCAATAATATATGCAATAATAGTAATTTCAGTATTACCAATGTTAATTGCATATCCATTTATACAAAGATTCTTTAGAAAAGGTGTAACTTTAGGAGCAGTAAAAGGATAA